The following proteins are encoded in a genomic region of Brachypodium distachyon strain Bd21 chromosome 1, Brachypodium_distachyon_v3.0, whole genome shotgun sequence:
- the LOC100826692 gene encoding protein ENHANCED DISEASE RESISTANCE 4 — translation MASANTGGFRLVRCPKCLNILPEPANVSVYQCGGCNTTLRAKVSVSNAQNVAKKQVRQDSDNYSVVTSVSNGVSPENKDLGSIVADVDDSCTPDAPSNETECESNVKASNESGGVMSDEKNAMEVTNTENKEDRKSDGRDTNEETEVPALQTHPNGNDTHTDSDEEESNTVERSAENPPSKKSADNPEACRVIEVSHMECSLNTSEHNKPLSEDRKLVINLPEPENGACQTEPVTNKRTKLVRVQSRSCDLRDRVSVDSLDFQSSRTSFQSKSFRASEPLQSKIMKTVDDLKGDLCEIFNEPSDCKPRTHPPHPRKQDGYMPHVAITSSLPLTAYHPAAKHSGHASRLSRSGQVAPHDHEQPLPRYRRHSAYSYNHTGQMEMMRCPHECCHSYRPPCCSSWKQERALHKPPVKEIKRRPPPRNLCRPVLRGAPFILCSNCLRLVQLPTGFAVPSRGTRRLQCGSCSQVLSYSYRDPSRKKLQSPFGGDESSSTDDYEIHQAADDFNTGAHQADPYSYSEEYGQSAGASYSTEDEQPLHVSRNSSFNTMDERSGKESKLHRLMGYSSASELMRHSPDLYESFSRRTPNMRPHDMKGKGVCVTDDDSAAEHTAMKGSKAKERSVGLPFQGMLKKGIHGLESLKLRS, via the exons ATGGCAAGTGCAAACACCGGAGGATTTCGCCTCGTGAGGTGCCCAAAGTGTCTTAATATTCTACCAGAACCTGCCAATGTTTCTGTCTACCAGTGTGGTGGATGTAACACCACTCTTAGAG CTAAAGTCAGTGTCAGCAATGCACAAAATGTGGCCAAAAAACAAGTCCGGCAAGACTCTGACAATTACTCTGTTGTTACCTCTGTGAGCAATGGTGTGTCGCCCGAAAACAAAGATCTGGGTTCCATTGTTGCTGACGTAGATGATTCCTGTACTCCTGATGCTCCAAGCAACGAGACCGAGTGCGAGAGCAATGTCAAGGCAAGCAATGAGAGTGGTGGTGTTATGTCAGATGAGAAGAATGCCATGGAGGTTACAAATACTGAGAACAAGGAAGACCGTAAATCTGATGGCAGGGACACCAATGAAGAAACGGAAGTTCCTGCTCTCCAGACACACCCGAATGGGAATGACACACATACAGATTCTGATGAAGAGGAGAGCAACACTGTGGAGCGAAGTGCAGAGAATCctccttcaaaaaaaagtgCAGATAATCCAGAGGCTTGCAGAGTAATCGAAGTCAGCCATATGGAGTGCAGCCTGAATACCTCTGAGCACAACAAACCGTTATCCGAGGATCGAAAATTAGTTATAAACTTGCCAGAACCTGAGAATGGAGCATGCCAAACTGAACCCGTGACAAACAAGAGAACTAAGCTTGTAAGGGTGCAATCTCGGTCTTGTGATCTCCGAGATAGAGTATCAGTTGACTCACTTGATTTCCAATCTTCCCGGACTTCATTCCAATCAAAAAGCTTCCGGGCAAGTGAACCCCTCCAATCAAAGATAATGAAGACAGTGGATGATCTGAAAGGTGACCTTTGTGAAATTTTCAATGAACCTTCAGATTGCAAGCCAAGGACACACCCTCCACATCCTCGGAAACAAGATGGCTACATGCCCCATGTAGCCATCACATCCAGTCTACCCCTTACAGCTTATCATCCTGCTGCCAAACATTCTGGCCATGCATCTCGCCTGAGTAGGTCTGGCCAAGTTGCTCCCCATGACCATGAGCAACCATTACCGCGATATCGTCGGCACAGTGCCTATTCATATAATCACACTGGCCAAATGGAAATGATGCGGTGCCCTCATGAATGCTGCCATAGCTACCGGCCACCTTGTTGCAGCTCCTGGAAACAAGAACGTGCACTGCATAAGCCACCTGTCAAGGAGATAAAGAGACGGCCTCCCCCGAGAAATCTCTGCCGGCCAGTCCTACGGGGCGCACCATTCATCCTTTGCTCGAACTGTCTCAGGCTGGTCCAGCTGCCCACCGGTTTTGCCGTTCCAAGCAGAGGAACACGCAGGCTGCAGTGTGGCTCCTGCTCACAGGTTCTCTCCTACTCCTACAGAGACCCAAGCAGAAAAAAACTTCAGTCACCATTTGGAGGGGATGAGTCCAGCAGCACAGATGATTACGAAATCCACCAGGCAGCTGATGACTTCAACACTGGTGCCCATCAAGCAGACCCATACTCCTACTCAGAAGAATATGGTCAGTCAGCTGGTGCAAGCTATTCTACTGAGGACGAACAACCCTTGCATGTGTCAAGAAACTCATCTTTCAACACCATGGATGAAAGAAGTGGCAAAGAGTCTAAGCTTCATAGATTGATGGGGTACTCTTCAGCGAGTGAGTTGATGCGGCATTCCCCTGATCTCTATGAGAGTTTCAGCAGAAGAACGCCTAACATGAGACCACATGACATGAAGGGGAAAGGCGTTTGCGTGACCGACGATGATTCAGCTGCAGAACATACTGCAATGAAGGGATCAAAAGCAAAAGAGAGAAGTGTAGGCTTGCCATTCCAAGGAATGCTGAAGAAAGGCATTCATGGACTGGAATCTCTGAAGTTGAGGTCATAG